gagtgtgtgagagagcgagaaagaacGCAAAAAGTGGTATCGCGGagatttcgagaaaaatctTGACGGAAGCTTTTTCTCGACGCCCCACGAATCGTGCTTTCGAAGCCGCGCGAACGCTGCTATAGTCTCAAACGAAATATATGTCCCGCTGTATAATacagagaaaaaagaaagacaaaaacggaaagagagaaatcttAGCTGCTAGTgcaagcgagagagagagtgtgtcaCGTATCCAAAAACGGACGCGGGCCAACGGGTCCAGAAAATGGACTCGCCTGTCATCGTGGACGCAGCATCCAAATTCGGACGAGAGATCGATCTGGACCGCTCGTTCCCCGTAAGTGATCGTTATCcacctcctttttttttccccctatTTTCTTCGCGGCAGAGACGAGAAAGTCGCGACGACGAAGAGCGTGAAACTTGTGCAGCGTTCGCGTTGCACAAAATGACGTTCCGAGAAAATTCTCGAGTTTCGCGAGGCTTGTAGAGCTGAAGCGtttaagagagagaaaaaaaaaaaaagtcactCGGTCTGAAAATAATCACGGTGATTATCAGTCGACGTTGGGTAGCGCGCCGCGGTAAAATGTTCTACGTCATTGATTACGCCGCGGCGATTTACCCGCGGCATCGCCACTTAAGTCCCGATCGACAAATGGACCGACACGGTAGCTCTCCCTCTTATGCGCATTCTGAGAAGACATAATCCAGACCTTAATGGAATCGGCAATAAGATATCTCCACGCTTCACTCTTTACTCGATCGCTAAACGTCCTCTTCCCCGCCGATATGTTCCCCTCCTTGCCCCTTGCCGCACCACGCATTCCGCATTAAGATTCGCGTGGAAATCAGAAATAGCATTTGCGTAGAACGCGCCGTATTTTTCGCGTCTCGCTGTGTCGCGATAAAAACTGTGTCAGAAAAAATCGAGATGTCATCGCGGTTTAAATGTATTCGTAGAAAAGTTTGATCGTATCAGGTTTTTGTTACGTAATTATCTgttatgttcaattttaattgtattatatgtcCTCACTCGCTCAaacaaaagagaaacaaatactcgaatcgatatatcgaattatcattaataagtTACATGTGACCGCGAAACAAACCGAGTGGCCGTGACGTCATGAACCTATTTAGACGCCTCGAAAGCGCCATTATTACATGATCGATACCACTAATGACACTACGCTGTTGAAAGGCGCGGCGATGTCGTGACGTCACACGGACTTCGAATGTACCTTCCTACGCTCGATGCCCTACGATAGGTGAAATCGCTAGTCTCGGCTTTTCTTTTACGTTCTCTCACATATCGCGATGACGTTTCTCGGCATTCGCGTTCTGGAACGCGACGGACGGTTCTCGTAAACGCGTGGGTGTATTTGCGCGTGCCTCGACGAGGCGATAGGGAAGAAGAAACGAGTTCGAGCAATCGTTTCCCTGTATGAAATCATCcgatggaaataaaaaataatttagaaaaaaggagaaagaaattttctcaaaaacttAGTTctgtacttaattttatttgcaaaatcttTGATAgcaatttgataattatcgtTGCACGCCAGCTATTTTTATTCGTCAATGAAGTGCAAATCTTTTCTTCAATCTTAATCAGCTGGTACTTGATTGAATGaacttaatttctttcacaTGATTATACGAcataattaagattaaagaGAATTGTGATTGtatgtaattgtttttttaaattgcgcTATGTTCAAAactattcttttttcttaaattatattttgtataagaGATTCTCTCCGATTaagagatgtaaaatattctgagtattatcttttaatctaTTCTTATATATCAAAACGTTTCTAAATAACTTGATTttcaatgtttaataattagatattcaATGTTTTCGAGCTATTGAACTGTTGTCTCTAAAATTAAGGTACAAAAAACTTCGCGGATTTCTTATTCATCAATTTTGCAAGGGCgaaataaactatatatagCGTCCGGCCTTGatgcatttttatctttttttattttggaaaagTAATTGTTGACAGTCATAAAAAGTCAACGCGGCAATGATGTTTCGACGAGGTCCGCGTGCTGGCCAAGGAGCCGGCAACGTCGTGCCGAAAATAGGAAAACCCGATTATTGAGCGTAGGTGCCCGTATATAAACTACTCTTCTCTCGCTCTCCTTCCTGCCCATCATTTTTCcccattttctctctttctttctctggTGTCTCTTTCGTGTAACTTTCGTACAATGTTCGTATACCACTGCTAAGTGGAACGACGACGCGACCTCGATTCGCCGCAGGAGGAGGAGGATTCGTCACCTCGTGCTCGATTACGCGAATTTTCCCTTCAGCGCCCTTGCGCTCGCAAGTCGGTCGGAGTTGAGTCACGTGCAATCATTTATGCtcaatgaatataaatttacccGAATGTTAAGTAGATGTAACACTCTACATTAATTAACGTTACATATACttaaagatacttttaaagCGTATTCGAGCGGTGTGCATATCACATTTAGTTATTTGTGTATTATGACtgttgtttaaaacatttttaactatgttttatattttcacggTTAATAATGTACTGATTatctgttttttaattttcattcatttttctcataatttaacacaaatataaactattttctctttttttcttttgataataTAAGCTACAAAAATAggtttatatgtataatatctattttcttctctttcttttattgtattaaaaaagtttgtagaattttgtaaaatatttgatcaactctttacaaaaattattatacactgacattaaattttaacattatgtttatttatcttCGTAGGGCTTTCCGTTCGACGAGGCGGACGTCTTCGAGCATCCGCGTGGCGACGGCATCCGCGCACATTTGGACGACCTCGCGACACGCCACCCCGAGCTCGCGGAGCACCTGCGCGGTCCACCTTGGCCGTTCGGCAACTCTCTGCTACGCGATCGTCGCCGTCGACGCCGCGGTTCCGGTAATAACGACAGCGAGCAGCAAGGCCAGCAGCATCAAGTCGACGAAGACGCACGTAGCCAGGCCAGTGGTAGTAGCGCCGCGAGCGGCGCGAGTGCCGTCAGCTCGCACAGCAGCGGCGAGCCGGACCTAACGTCTTCGATACCGCAGTACGGTTTACGGAACACGGTGGACATAGGTCAGCAACAGCGGCGCCGCGACATGGAGACGAGTTCGGAGAAGGGCGAGCGCGGTCAACGCTCGATGTCGGCGCCGCCGGAGAACCGGCAGCAGCAAGGTCAGAATtaccagcagcagcagcagccgcaACCGGGCCAAGGTCAGAGATTCGTGTCTCGAGTGGACATTACGCCGCAGCACAATCAGCAGCGCTCGCAATCGCCCGGCAAACCGACCAGCAATGTCCGACATATCCCGATCTTCGTGGAGGGCCGCGATGAGCCGGTGATGTCGAAGCTCGCGAGCGACGACGCACCGTCGTCCGGCTTCCCTCAGCGGCCGCTGTCGCCGCCGCGCCACTTCCACAGACCATCACACTTCAATGAACACTTCAGCAGACAGCAGTGGCCGCCGTCGCATTTCCAGAAAACATTCTACGAGCCGGCGGGCTTTGAGCAGCCGATGCGACGGAATCAACAGTTCCAACAGCATCAGCCGCCCCAGCATCATCAGCAACAGCCTCAATATCATCAGCAGTATGAACAGCCTCCGTAtcatcagcagcagcagcctcAACAGCCTCAACAGCCTCAACAGCCTCAACAGCCTCAATACCATCACCAACAATATTCACAACAACCTCCCCAACAACAGCAACCTCCACAGCCTCAGTATTATCAGCAACCATCGCAACAGCAACCACcgcaacagcaacaacaacaacagccacagcagcagcagcagcagcaacaacaacaggAAATACCGAAACCAAAGCCTCCGATGCCAAAGGATCCCTTGGAGAGAGTTGCTCTGGTACAGAAAGAAGTGGACGACCTGGCTGAACTGGTGCGACGTTATATAGGCGGCTCTCGGCAAGACAAGGAGTATATTTATCTAGACGAGATGCTAACGCGTGAATTACTCAAGCTGGACGATATTGAGACGGAAGGCCGAGAAAATGTGCGACAGGCGCGTAAAAACACCATTAAGAGTATACAAGACACAATCAGTCTGCTGGAGACGAAAGCGCCTCTTTCTGGGCAGCAACTTGCTTTGCTAGAGGAAGAAAAGGAGAAATGTTGCGAGGAGAAAAATCTGGCAAAAGTCTCCGAGTCCATGGATGTGGACGCGAAGCAGGAGAAGCAGAGCGGCGAACCTATACCGCTTCCGCCGGCGCCGTCGTCACCGACGAAAGTAAGAGATCACGAAATTAAagtagataatatataatgttattaaaatagtgtgtgatttttattagaagtatatctattctattttttatttattttatattctaaatgaaagtttttgtctatattaaaaatttaatattaattttatttcttgtaatacacaatatttttattattttataattgatttagAATTCTATTTTCTAATACAGACGAAAGTAGAATCTACTGAAAGCACGGCGACGGCTGCCGAATTTGCGAATCAAAATATCGCACCCGCCGTTCAGCGGAACACCGAGCTGCCCGATATGGACGTTGAGCCGAAAATAGACAATTGCTTGGCGAAAAATACGGAGCAGGCTGTCACAGCTACATCGACAGATAAAACGACGAAACCTGCTGATGAAATGAGCAAAGAATCAAAGCCGAGTGACAATGAACAACGAAAGGACGGTGGTGAAGCGACGATAGAAAATAAGGATGCGCCAGCACAGCAGGCGGAAGaagcaaagaaagaaaagatcgAAACGAACGGCGGACAGCGAAGTTCGACGGAATCGCCGAGACTGCAGAAGAAGGCGAAGAAGACGTCGAAGAAGGAACAGCAACCGGTGTCCGAACAAGCAAtcccgctgccgccgccgccgccgccgccggagAACGCGAAGTAGAAACAGAATGTTAAGAAAGAAACGAAGGAAAGAGAGTTTCAAAACAAAACGAGGATCGACGAGAGAAACCGAGAATTTCGCGAATGGATCTTGAAGGAACGCTGACAACACCGACGAGAAATTTCGAAGGAACATCAAATTATCGTATCGCGAAGTGGCTTGGCGAATGTGTGAAGGCGCTGAACACAGCGACAgcaataatttcttcttttttttattttacttttccgTCACCAAGCTAAAGACAAGCTAATCGCGTTCGAGCTGAGCAACGAACGAATCCTTCGACCCTGTGAGTTACTCGTCGTTGCCTTAGGACGAGGCCTTCTTTTATAGCACGGGATAACCGCGCGCGAGACGCGAACTCGGTCACGGTGCCACTCGCAGGTTTCCCAAACAGCTGGCTTCCTCAAAGAATGGCCTTTGAATACAAAGTTCTATTTAACGGCTGCAACGCGCGTTccgttatattttttcaacgcTAAGAAGAAATCTACGTAGGAATACGCGCAGCGAATTTTTCTTCACCTATATAGCGAAAATGCTATACAATCATCCGTCGAGCAGACCAAATTGCCGTGTTGCATCGCGCGCatcaaagaattttaaatgacTTTAAAAAAGAAGCACGAAATTGTTAATTCTACATAAATATGTAGTTATCATACATTTCAGAAAATGGACATATTTgtgtgttttataaaattatggaagCGTATGATTTGATATCTTATTTCGATCTTTGTATTTTCTTCGTATTTGCAAGTGTAACGcaatacaagaaaaattggTCTGCTTGATAAGTGCATAATGACACTGTACTCGGTATAGTATTACGTGAAGTAAACACGTAACTACAACgataagttaatattaatttctaatttattgtATGTATGCCTGCCTGCGCGATAATTTCGCGTTTGCGAGTATGTTTGTTGACACTAATAATTCGCTGCATATTGCACGCATATCCCAGCCTGTCACCGCTGCGACACGAAGTGCACGGTATACGAGGCATATACTTGcaatacacacatacacacttGTTCGTCGAAAACAGCGTTTGATGTACGTTGTCCagtgtttctttttatacttCTACAAGATGTTCCGTGACGTACTTAATTCACATGTgcgataattttcaaattataatcaactataaaaatgttagaGTTTTAGATtaatcattgaaatatttaacattgaaaattatggaataaataaacatttttttttttttaagttcgGCTTTAAACTCTTCAGAGAATCCATAGATGGGATTTGTTGTGGAACATTCTGTAGATAGTGCTTTAGATTTAACTTTGAAGTTCCCAGAACATCAAGTATGCAATACTTGAAAAagatcaaagtttaatatctATAAGTTGGAggtgaaaattgattttgaaatttttttctcgtttcttgaatttaatttgcttatgaaaaattttcctCTCTTGGGATGGGACGACGTGCATCACTTTTGGTTCCTTGTTCATGGTGATACTCGTTTACCTTCGTCCCTTGTTTTCTCTTCTGTGTCTGTACGGCGATATTTCGTTCGTGTATCTATAACGACGCTATTTTACAGCtggaaattttgtattttttctgaTGTGAGAGATATGAGAGAatgcgagagaaagaaagagaaatagaaGCGTATGTGACAAagatacatacacatatatggcAAAAATGTGTGACTATTTTATGAGATTAATCAGTGAAAATACAAAGTCTGTTCTACGTTGCGTTCATTTTGTTCATTCCCCTTAGATCAAAGCGGCGATATTCTagctaattttaaataaataatttttaacgatttCAAAGCAGAGTGTTTATTATTCAAGGTAGATATACTGCTTTTTGAGAGATTAGCAATATATACTTAACAAAATCTCTTGTAGCGTTTTATTATctcatcatttatttatatcatacaattttgcatttaacatTAATGCTATGTTTATCTTCAGTTGAATATTGCACGTAACAAGTTATCTCGTTGTTTTTTGGCGCTTGGTGGGAATAGGAGTGCGATATGAACGACAGCGCGACGTTATTAATACCGCCAATTACTTCTAA
The window above is part of the Linepithema humile isolate Giens D197 chromosome 8, Lhum_UNIL_v1.0, whole genome shotgun sequence genome. Proteins encoded here:
- the LOC105676782 gene encoding BAG domain-containing protein Samui isoform X2; this encodes MDSPVIVDAASKFGREIDLDRSFPGFPFDEADVFEHPRGDGIRAHLDDLATRHPELAEHLRGPPWPFGNSLLRDRRRRRRGSGNNDSEQQGQQHQVDEDARSQASGSSAASGASAVSSHSSGEPDLTSSIPQYGLRNTVDIGQQQRRRDMETSSEKGERGQRSMSAPPENRQQQGQNYQQQQQPQPGQGQRFVSRVDITPQHNQQRSQSPGKPTSNVRHIPIFVEGRDEPVMSKLASDDAPSSGFPQRPLSPPRHFHRPSHFNEHFSRQQWPPSHFQKTFYEPAGFEQPMRRNQQFQQHQPPQHHQQQPQYHQQYEQPPYHQQQQPQQPQQPQQPQQPQYHHQQYSQQPPQQQQPPQPQYYQQPSQQQPPQQQQQQQPQQQQQQQQQQEIPKPKPPMPKDPLERVALVQKEVDDLAELVRRYIGGSRQDKEYIYLDEMLTRELLKLDDIETEGRENVRQARKNTIKSIQDTISLLETKAPLSGQQLALLEEEKEKCCEEKNLAKVSESMDVDAKQEKQSGEPIPLPPAPSSPTKTKVESTESTATAAEFANQNIAPAVQRNTELPDMDVEPKIDNCLAKNTEQAVTATSTDKTTKPADEMSKESKPSDNEQRKDGGEATIENKDAPAQQAEEAKKEKIETNGGQRSSTESPRLQKKAKKTSKKEQQPVSEQAIPLPPPPPPPENAK
- the LOC105676782 gene encoding BAG domain-containing protein Samui isoform X1; translation: MSFYFRDSPKLSDRLRGMSDAELLREMKQKFNVDNDTFFEPGRSSRDSFERPFSHFPRGFPFDEADVFEHPRGDGIRAHLDDLATRHPELAEHLRGPPWPFGNSLLRDRRRRRRGSGNNDSEQQGQQHQVDEDARSQASGSSAASGASAVSSHSSGEPDLTSSIPQYGLRNTVDIGQQQRRRDMETSSEKGERGQRSMSAPPENRQQQGQNYQQQQQPQPGQGQRFVSRVDITPQHNQQRSQSPGKPTSNVRHIPIFVEGRDEPVMSKLASDDAPSSGFPQRPLSPPRHFHRPSHFNEHFSRQQWPPSHFQKTFYEPAGFEQPMRRNQQFQQHQPPQHHQQQPQYHQQYEQPPYHQQQQPQQPQQPQQPQQPQYHHQQYSQQPPQQQQPPQPQYYQQPSQQQPPQQQQQQQPQQQQQQQQQQEIPKPKPPMPKDPLERVALVQKEVDDLAELVRRYIGGSRQDKEYIYLDEMLTRELLKLDDIETEGRENVRQARKNTIKSIQDTISLLETKAPLSGQQLALLEEEKEKCCEEKNLAKVSESMDVDAKQEKQSGEPIPLPPAPSSPTKTKVESTESTATAAEFANQNIAPAVQRNTELPDMDVEPKIDNCLAKNTEQAVTATSTDKTTKPADEMSKESKPSDNEQRKDGGEATIENKDAPAQQAEEAKKEKIETNGGQRSSTESPRLQKKAKKTSKKEQQPVSEQAIPLPPPPPPPENAK